In the Rhododendron vialii isolate Sample 1 chromosome 2a, ASM3025357v1 genome, ttaatttgttaagtaatatgaaatgtggttatcaaacccaccgaatcacttattacttaatttgattcagtattaagtgctgaatttaagttatcaaacaagcccttactGTTGTGACAAACAAATATCTACAGAGCGACGTCGGGCCGGGTCGGGTTCTAGTAAGTGACAGAACTCCACAAACGTTAATAACAACcagaaatatttttaaaacttcGTGGAGTAGTATTTCCATTCGACGggaaaactcaaaactcaatagcCATTCATAAAACTGGCGGCCCCGGTGAATCCCCCGCAAGATTCTTCATctatacacatacacatatattCCTATAATATTTATGTCTGCAGATATCCATCTCTTGTACGTAGTAGTTtgataattctctctctctctctctctctctctcagtccgAGTGTCTCAGCCGGCTCTGACCCAATTGATTTAATTACGCTCTCCAATCACTTAATTTCAGATTGATTCCTCTAGACTCCAGTGAGGTGAGTAAtaatttttggttgttttgtaCCGATTAAGATACGTATTCCTGGTGTTTGGGCTATGGTTTCTTGATCAATTGCCATGAATTACTTTTCAAATTTGTCAAATTCTGATGTATATTCCCAATTGGGTCTGGATCCTCTGGGGTAGCTGTCCCGGATAGTTTAATAATTTCTCGGAGACTCTGGTAGAGTTTTCTGTGGGACCACACCAGGGAGATAGCTCCAGCAACTATCTAGACGGGTACTGAAGAGAATCCATTTTCTTTCGAATTTGGAATTTGACCTCTCACGAAATCCAATTAAAGTAAAGTTAGTAAATACTGATTGTTGATTATTCGTACTGGTTTCGATAAGTGTTTGTGATCTCTTGCTTCTGATTTAGTGATTGCTGTGAAACACAGTTCAAATTTGCCAACTTGAACTCTCATGACAGTAATTAGTGTAGTCGTAAATCGTACTATGACTGAAAGCTTACAATTTTGTGCTTGTAATTATTGCTTTGGTTTATGGAGAAATTTCTACGCGTAAATTAGCGATGCTTTTGTGGGAAGAAAATTTTTAGGTCTCTGTACAGCCATTAGGTCCACCTGATCTCCGTTATGTTGTTTGTCCGAATGCATGAATTAGATTTAGAACTGCAGACCCCCGTTGGTGGATCATAATTGAAAATCTAGATGGAAAGTCTGTTTGTATAGAATCACTGTGTTGACAATATcagcaactttaattaagagTAAGAACAGTAAAACAATGATGTTATTCATGAATTCACCATTCTATGGCTTGGTCTGTCAACAGCACCAATTGGTAGGTCATGTTGATGTTCATGTTGGAGTTGTATTTGGAAATACTGACTGAGAAAGATGGAGGGAGAGGTCcatcaaatgaaaaaatggtTTTGGGATTTTCCCATTGGCTTGGTCAAGGGAAGAAATTTGGCAATAGTTTGAACAGAATAACTGAGACACTGAAAgaagaaaattcagaatttAGCTTGTTAACATGGACATTTACTATAAACTAAGGTAAGAAGTAAATAAGATAATTGGGACATCATTTGCTTGAGCATCCATATCTAGAAAAGATGTCCTTAGTTACATGTTATCAACCACTCAGCACCAAAAAGATAGATTACAAATTCTGAAACTTCCTCACGTTACCTGAGTTAGAAAGATTATAACTACTAACTTGTTACTAAAAATTTCAGATACCCCACGGCTTTTGAAAGTACCATGCTTTTAGGTGGACCTCAGCATGGTAAAAAATGCAGTTTAGAAAACTTTGGTTTggcatgaaaaatttgtagCGTTATTTACAGCTAGCAACGATTTGCTTGTTCCAATTTTGAAGGTAACAATATCATGGTTCAGCCATGCTGACGGCTCACACCACTGGAGCAATTAGCATTTTCCACACATATTTGGATGACAAAACACTGCTGGAGGCTAGTTCACACAAGGTTAAGTATGGCACTCCCCTGATTGGCTGCCTAATTTATCCCACACATGGAAGAGGTCCTCGTTTTACAGATTTGCAGTGTTCGGCTTTCTCTTCAAAAGGCTGTACGAGGCTTAATACCCATCACCTATTACACCAACCAGCTTCAAAGAAATGGATGGTAAGTATTGCAGACGCTTAAGTAATAATAACTGGTCTTTTTTACCAGTTTTTCCATTTCTTCAGTgttttgtgtaaatatttgtagTGTCGATTGCGTGAATCAATGTCACCAGATGACGAGTATCGCTCTTCACGCAATATAGCAATCAGCTTGTTCAGGCGATACAGGAACTTCGTGGAGCGTGGAGGAGGTGACAACTTACAAGTATACTCGGTAGCTTGTCTGATCTATTTCTGAGGCCACGTTGTTGTCTTCTTCAAGTAACATGTTTTAGTAATGAGTATTAGGAGTTCATCAATGCTGGGGTGAATGCGTATGCATTGGGGTGCACTGATGAAGGACTGAGGACAGAACTTAGAGATATGAAGGAATCGGGACTCGAAGTTGAAGCAATGCAAAGTTATGGGGGAGGCACCAGTCTGAAGTCCAAGATTTTCTCCAATGAGGTAAGTGGTTTCTATTTCGCTCAACTTGAACTCTATAAAATTGGACATGTAGCCCCATAGTTTCTGAAATCTGTAATGAGGATTGGGTTGATCAATTGGTTGAGTCTagggtcaaaaaataaaatcagttGAGTCTGGAACCATTTTGGTGATAATCACGTTGGAGGGTTGTCTCAGGAATATGGACAATGAAGAAGGGCATGACACCAGCCCTGGTTGTAAACCAGTGTCCTTTCGGATGACTGATTCTATCACTCTTGAATCCTGATATCTAGCAAAAAACAGAAGGAAATCTAACCAAATTATTGAGCGTCtagtggtgtttttttttgctggGATGCTTTCAGACTTGGGGTTGTGAGAATCATGCCATAGATAATCTGTCTTgcattgttttcctttcttttcttccaccaATTAAAGCAGGAGAGTTTTTTCGTTTGTTTGCCCCCAATGAGCAGAAAAGTAACCATAATTCTATTTGGTCCTTCCTAcgaagcaccgacactcctcCTAGAGGCTGGCGTGTCTTTGTGTCCGACACGGAGACACGCGGGGGACACAGAAAAGTATGCACGCGacatgccacgtggcgtgtctaATGAATTTAATTAATTCTCTTAGGGGGACATAGTAGGGACACGGCAGGGGTTAAATATGcaaattttcaaatgttttggGGGTAAATGTCtattacttcaaatattttgggttaGAAAGTATAATATGATGTATCTAGGATGCTTGTTATATACACCGAAGCTTCATGCTTATACATCTAACTATATTTCCATTGGTattaaataaattttgttttatttatttatttttgccgtgTCCGAGTccccattttttaagaaattctgTGTCCGTAGCCGTGCTACATAGGGTCCTTCAATATGCTTGTTGGTTTAAGAATGGAAGCCACATTTCCTATTTCATTATGCAGATTGACGAGTGTATTTTCTGGTTGAGCATTATATTTATTACCATCCTGTGTACACCGCAACCAACCATTGTTCGGTGGTCATCAACTCCGCCAGTGACTGATGAAGTACTGCTGCAGTGGAAAGGCTTTTGTGCCATCATAGCAAATGCATATTACATGAGAGGGATGGCATGGTGAGTTGCTATTactgtttttcattttcttgtatttCATTTGCTGCACTGTATAACCATCCAACTATAGTTTTatcttcacaaaaatttgatttttatttcatATCATGTACGTTCTTATGGGACTCAATTATGTTTGTAAGCTTGTATCTTTGTTCTCTCTTAGATTCAGGTCATTTGACTAACGTTATCATGTCCAGGAGCAAACTCTGATTCTCTCTATAATCCTGTACCCTCCTTAAATGTCGTCTCCTCCTTGGTTTATATACGTTACGAAACAGCATTCGGGAAGATTGAAACTATAAGCGGTAACATTCTGTTTTCTTGTACTTGTGAAGGCTTCCAGTGAAGACTCTTCAACTAGAGCAAATGGCAGTGGTGGGATACGCAGAAGAGCCATCAGTTGTTGCCAGCCGAATGAGATTAGTGTTTAGCACATTGGAGGTTAGTTCTGTAAA is a window encoding:
- the LOC131310731 gene encoding uncharacterized protein LOC131310731 isoform X2 → MLTAHTTGAISIFHTYLDDKTLLEASSHKVKYGTPLIGCLIYPTHGRGPRFTDLQCSAFSSKGCTRLNTHHLLHQPASKKWMCRLRESMSPDDEYRSSRNIAISLFRRYRNFVERGGGDNLQEFINAGVNAYALGCTDEGLRTELRDMKESGLEVEAMQSYGGGTSLKSKIFSNEIDECIFWLSIIFITILCTPQPTIVRWSSTPPVTDEVLLQWKGFCAIIANAYYMRGMAWLPVKTLQLEQMAVVGYAEEPSVVASRMRLVFSTLEVVSPQWPRV
- the LOC131310731 gene encoding uncharacterized protein LOC131310731 isoform X1, giving the protein MLTAHTTGAISIFHTYLDDKTLLEASSHKVKYGTPLIGCLIYPTHGRGPRFTDLQCSAFSSKGCTRLNTHHLLHQPASKKWMCRLRESMSPDDEYRSSRNIAISLFRRYRNFVERGGGDNLQVYSEFINAGVNAYALGCTDEGLRTELRDMKESGLEVEAMQSYGGGTSLKSKIFSNEIDECIFWLSIIFITILCTPQPTIVRWSSTPPVTDEVLLQWKGFCAIIANAYYMRGMAWLPVKTLQLEQMAVVGYAEEPSVVASRMRLVFSTLEVVSPQWPRV